A window of Gemmatimonadota bacterium contains these coding sequences:
- a CDS encoding fused MFS/spermidine synthase: MTFLLTLIFVLSGAAGLMYESIWSRYLGLLVGHSAYAQVIVLVIFLGGMSIGATVAARRSERVQEPLLWYAGVELAVGLIGLVFHDLFGAVSALAYDVIFPALAGGTLLVVVKWTIAALLILPQSVLLGATFPLMSAGLLRRVARGRPDANAASGRVIGVLYFANSIGAAVGVLVAGFWLIEALGLPGTLLTAAVINVLVAVTTYVVLRGAEGEEDDEIEALMESMLLGGGDSGAMDETPPPAALATTEPTDGALRDDRARVWQLLLWVSFGTAVASFIYEIAWIRMLSLVLGSATHAFELMLSAFILGLALGAFWIRGRADRVQDPIRLLGMVQLAMGALAIATLVVYGSAFDWMAGLTQAVDENDQGYRLYNLARYGIALAVMLPPTFCAGITLPLITRTLLGAGHGERAIGAVYAWNTLGSILGVALASLWLMPLLGLRVLLITGGAVDLALGAWLLWHRVRRDPLARPTAWAGTGAALAVVIGALAGRPFDEGILSSGVFRYGTVPERGTRTILFYEDGRTASVSVRMGSDSGYSLATNGKPDASISAYWFAEPPTADSLRLPLGGDESTQILLPLVTLAYAPQARQAAVIGFGSGLSSHILLGSETLDDLVTIDIEPQMIEASKLFKPVNLRAYDDPRSHFVHDDAKSFFAASDRKFDLILSEPSNPWVSGVSGLFTDEFYGRVSGYLTPDGVFGQWLHLYEIDDHLVLTVLAALHRNFKSYAVHLTNDVDILVVASNADRLPTPDWSVATFPDIALDLARFDPLTPTSLDATLLLTRDELRPLLDSFPGANSDFYPVLDLGAERTRFLKESAFGFLGLSNARFDVAAALGGRRVALAPATRPSVLIPRIEAQALSARVRGPERLYATDSLIENRGFQRARTHEAQLEMWIASGRAPTDWYLWFTDMMTAEADRHAGTMGSVDSAWYARVERYMVEQRGPRAGLSALRFQRSAASYDWPMAARELDLQIAERAAGRQWLNVETFYDMAIVTALRTGRVAVARSLLARMPSATDRSADDLRVQLLDGHVKAAERASVRR, encoded by the coding sequence GTGACCTTCCTCCTCACGCTGATCTTCGTCCTGTCGGGTGCGGCAGGACTCATGTACGAGTCGATCTGGAGCCGGTACCTCGGGCTCCTCGTCGGGCACAGCGCCTACGCCCAGGTGATCGTGCTCGTGATCTTCCTCGGCGGCATGTCCATCGGCGCGACGGTCGCCGCGCGGCGGTCGGAGCGGGTGCAGGAGCCGCTCCTCTGGTACGCCGGCGTCGAGCTCGCGGTCGGGCTCATCGGGCTCGTCTTCCACGACCTCTTCGGCGCGGTGAGCGCGCTGGCGTACGACGTGATCTTCCCGGCACTGGCCGGCGGCACGCTGCTCGTGGTGGTGAAGTGGACCATCGCGGCGCTGCTCATCCTGCCGCAGTCGGTGCTGCTCGGCGCGACCTTCCCGCTCATGAGCGCGGGCCTGCTGCGCCGCGTGGCGCGAGGGCGACCGGACGCGAACGCCGCGAGCGGGCGCGTGATCGGGGTGCTCTACTTCGCCAACTCGATCGGCGCGGCGGTGGGCGTGCTGGTGGCGGGGTTCTGGCTGATCGAGGCGTTGGGGCTCCCGGGCACGCTGCTGACGGCGGCGGTGATCAACGTCCTGGTCGCGGTGACGACCTATGTGGTGCTGCGCGGCGCGGAGGGCGAGGAGGACGACGAGATCGAAGCGCTGATGGAGTCGATGCTGCTCGGCGGAGGCGACTCCGGCGCGATGGACGAGACGCCGCCTCCCGCCGCGCTGGCGACGACGGAGCCGACCGACGGAGCGCTGCGCGACGACCGCGCACGCGTCTGGCAGCTGCTCCTCTGGGTGAGCTTCGGCACTGCCGTCGCGTCGTTCATCTACGAGATCGCGTGGATCCGGATGCTCTCGCTCGTGCTCGGGAGCGCGACGCATGCGTTCGAGCTGATGCTCTCGGCGTTCATCCTCGGCCTCGCGCTCGGCGCCTTCTGGATCCGCGGCCGGGCCGACCGCGTGCAGGACCCGATCCGCCTCCTCGGCATGGTGCAGCTCGCGATGGGCGCGCTCGCGATCGCGACGCTCGTCGTGTACGGCAGCGCGTTCGACTGGATGGCGGGGCTCACGCAGGCGGTGGACGAGAACGACCAGGGCTATCGGCTCTACAACCTGGCGCGCTACGGCATCGCGCTCGCGGTGATGCTGCCGCCGACCTTCTGCGCCGGCATCACGCTCCCGCTCATCACGCGGACGCTCCTCGGCGCGGGTCATGGCGAGCGCGCGATCGGCGCGGTGTACGCCTGGAACACGTTGGGGTCCATCCTTGGCGTCGCGCTCGCGTCGCTCTGGCTCATGCCGCTGCTCGGGCTCCGGGTGCTGCTCATCACGGGCGGCGCGGTGGACCTCGCGCTGGGGGCGTGGCTGCTCTGGCATCGCGTGCGTCGCGACCCGCTCGCCCGGCCGACGGCGTGGGCGGGGACCGGCGCGGCGCTGGCGGTGGTGATCGGCGCGCTCGCGGGGCGGCCGTTCGACGAGGGGATCCTCTCGAGCGGCGTGTTCCGCTACGGCACCGTGCCGGAGCGGGGCACGCGGACCATCCTCTTCTATGAGGACGGCCGCACGGCGAGCGTGAGCGTGCGGATGGGGAGCGACAGCGGCTACTCGCTCGCGACGAACGGCAAGCCGGACGCGTCGATCTCGGCCTACTGGTTCGCCGAGCCACCGACGGCCGATTCGCTGCGCCTGCCGCTGGGCGGCGACGAGTCGACGCAGATCCTCCTGCCGCTGGTGACGCTGGCCTATGCGCCGCAGGCGCGGCAGGCGGCGGTGATCGGGTTCGGGTCGGGGCTCTCGTCGCACATCCTGCTCGGCAGCGAGACGCTCGACGACCTGGTGACGATCGACATCGAGCCGCAGATGATCGAGGCGTCGAAGCTCTTCAAGCCGGTGAACCTCCGGGCGTACGACGACCCGCGATCGCACTTCGTGCACGACGACGCCAAGAGCTTCTTCGCGGCGAGCGACCGGAAGTTCGACCTGATCCTCTCGGAGCCGTCGAACCCGTGGGTGAGCGGCGTCTCGGGGCTCTTCACCGACGAGTTCTATGGTCGCGTGAGCGGGTATCTCACGCCGGACGGCGTGTTCGGGCAGTGGTTGCACCTGTACGAGATCGACGACCACCTCGTGCTCACCGTGCTCGCTGCGCTGCACCGGAACTTCAAGTCGTACGCGGTGCACCTGACCAACGACGTCGACATCCTCGTGGTGGCCTCCAACGCCGACCGGCTCCCGACGCCGGACTGGTCGGTGGCGACCTTCCCCGACATCGCGCTCGACCTCGCCCGGTTCGATCCGCTCACGCCCACCTCGCTCGACGCGACGTTGCTCCTCACGCGCGACGAGCTGCGCCCCCTGCTCGACTCGTTCCCCGGCGCGAACAGCGACTTCTACCCGGTGCTCGACCTCGGCGCGGAGCGCACGCGCTTCCTCAAGGAATCGGCGTTCGGGTTCCTCGGGCTCTCGAACGCGCGGTTCGACGTGGCGGCGGCGCTCGGCGGCCGTCGGGTGGCGCTCGCGCCGGCGACGCGCCCGTCGGTGCTGATCCCGCGCATCGAGGCGCAGGCGCTCAGCGCACGCGTACGGGGACCCGAGCGGCTCTACGCGACCGACTCGCTGATCGAGAACCGCGGCTTCCAACGCGCGCGCACGCATGAGGCGCAACTGGAGATGTGGATCGCGTCCGGCCGCGCGCCGACGGACTGGTATCTCTGGTTCACCGACATGATGACGGCCGAGGCGGACCGGCATGCGGGGACGATGGGGAGCGTGGACTCGGCCTGGTACGCGCGGGTGGAGCGCTACATGGTGGAGCAGCGCGGTCCGCGCGCGGGACTCTCGGCGCTGCGGTTCCAGCGCTCGGCGGCATCGTACGACTGGCCGATGGCGGCGCGGGAGCTCGACCTGCAGATCGCCGAGCGCGCGGCGGGGCGGCAGTGGCTGAACGTCGAGACGTTCTACGACATGGCGATCGTGACGGCGCTGCGCACGGGGCGCGTGGCGGTGGCGCGGTCACTGCTCGCGCGGATGCCCTCGGCGACGGACCGCTCGGCGGACGACCTGCGCGTGCAGTTGCTGGATGGGCACGTGAAGGCAGCCGAGCGGGCGTCGGTCCGACGCTAA